One window of the Lynx canadensis isolate LIC74 chromosome D3, mLynCan4.pri.v2, whole genome shotgun sequence genome contains the following:
- the MYL2 gene encoding myosin regulatory light chain 2, ventricular/cardiac muscle isoform → MAPKKAKKRAEGANSNVFSMFEQTQIQEFKEAFTIMDQNRDGFIDKNDLRDTFAALGRVNVKNEEIDEMLKEAPGPINFTVFLTMFGEKLKGADPEETILNAFKVFDPEGKGVLKADYVREMLTTQAERFSKEEMDQMFAAFPPDVTGNLDYKNLVHIITHGEEKD, encoded by the exons ATG gcACCTAAGAAAGCCAAGAAGAGAGCAGAAGGTGCCAATTCCAACGTGTTCTCTATGTTTGAACAGACCCAGATCCAGGAATTTAAGGAG GCCTTCACCATCATGGACCAGAACAGGGATGGCTTCATCGACAAGAATGATTTGAGGGACACGTTTGCTGCTCTTG GGCGTGTGAATGTGAAGAATGAAGAAATTGATGAAATGCTCAAGGAAGCTCCAGGTCCAATTAACTTTACTGTGTTCCTAACGATGTTTGGGGAGAAACTTAAGG GGGCAGACCCCGAGGAGACCATTCTCAACGCATTCAAAGTGTTTGACCCCGAAGGCAAAGGGGTGCTCAAGGCTGATTA CGTTCGGGAGATGCTGACCACACAGGCAGAGAGATTTTCCAAAGAGGAG ATGGACCAGATGTTCGCCGCCTTCCCCCCTGATGTGACTGGCAATTTGGACTATAAGAACCTGGTGCACATCATCACCCACGGAGAAGAGAAGGACTGA